In Palaemon carinicauda isolate YSFRI2023 chromosome 18, ASM3689809v2, whole genome shotgun sequence, a genomic segment contains:
- the LOC137657137 gene encoding keratin-associated protein 19-9b-like, giving the protein MFSIKFIVLVVAVMALVYAATAYPSRGYGSFGHGSGYGHSSYGHGHSSFGHGGYGGYGGYRPQYHQYQPYHSGHH; this is encoded by the exons ATGTTTTCGATCAAATTTATC GTGCTCGTTGTTGCCGTGATGGCTCTAGTATACGCTGCCACAGCTTATCCCAGCCGCGGATACGGTTCATTCGGTCATGGAAGCGGATACGGCCATTCATCTTACGGACATGGGCACAGCTCTTTTGGACACGGCGGATATGGTGGATATGGTGGATACAG gCCACAGTACCACCAGTACCAACCCTACCACAGTGGACATCACTAA